The Actinomadura graeca nucleotide sequence GCCTGCGTGGAATCGGAGACGACCAGCCCGTCCCGCATCCGGACCTGGCGGGGCAGGCTCGCGGCGATCTCCCGGTCGTGCGTGATGATCACGACGGTGGTGCCGGCGGCGTGCAGCCCGCGCAGCAGCGCCATCACCCCGTCCCCCGACGCCGAGTCGAGGGCGCCGGTCGGCTCGTCGGCGAGCAGCAGCGGCGGCTCCCCCGCGACGGCGCGGGCGATGGCGACGCGCTGCCGCTCGCCGCCCGACAGCTCGTGCGGCTCGTGGCCCATCCGGTGCCCGAGCCCGACCCGGTCCAGCGCCTCGGCGGCGCGCCGCCGCCGCGCCGCCGGCCGCAGCCCGGTGTACAGCAGCCC carries:
- a CDS encoding ABC transporter ATP-binding protein, giving the protein MITLREVTKLYPGGVRALAGVSLHVEAGELAAIVGPSGSGKSTMLNVLGTLDRPTSGEVRIDGHDVGRLSDAGLSALRASRIGFVFQQFHLAPGTRALDNVADGLLYTGLRPAARRRRAAEALDRVGLGHRMGHEPHELSGGERQRVAIARAVAGEPPLLLADEPTGALDSASGDGVMALLRGLHAAGTTVVIITHDREIAASLPRQVRMRDGLVVSDSTQASGATPTEVR